From a region of the Rathayibacter sp. VKM Ac-2804 genome:
- a CDS encoding hotdog fold thioesterase: MGELAERMGIVWHELTPEHSVASMPVEGNRQPVGILHGGAHVVLAESMGSIAANVHAGAGRLAMGIELNASHSRSITHGHVIATCDAIHLGSTLTTHEIVVRDEQGRRLSTVRITNILRDAR; the protein is encoded by the coding sequence ATGGGCGAGCTCGCCGAGCGGATGGGCATCGTCTGGCACGAGCTCACCCCCGAGCACTCCGTCGCGTCGATGCCCGTCGAGGGCAACCGCCAGCCGGTCGGCATCCTGCACGGCGGCGCGCACGTCGTCCTCGCCGAATCGATGGGCTCGATCGCCGCCAACGTGCACGCCGGAGCGGGCCGCCTCGCGATGGGCATCGAGCTGAACGCGAGCCACAGCCGCTCGATCACCCACGGCCACGTGATCGCCACCTGCGACGCGATCCACCTCGGCTCGACCCTCACGACGCACGAGATCGTCGTCCGCGACGAGCAGGGCCGCCGCCTCAGCACGGTCCGCATCACGAACATCCTCCGCGACGCCCGCTGA